One Streptosporangium sp. NBC_01495 DNA window includes the following coding sequences:
- the ltrA gene encoding group II intron reverse transcriptase/maturase encodes MTNTQVTPGGAAGGVAVNGLSDTSWEKLSPARGVGLGQARENVRRLRQRIFKAAQAGDSKRVRNLQKLMLRSHSNTLLSVERVTQINAGRRTAGVDGEVALTDEARTELIARVQRGARSWTPLPVRRVYIPKAGTTIKRRPLGIPVIFDRVLQARVKNALEAEWEARFEARSYGFRPGRGCHDAIEAIFNALSGKNAKRLWVLDADLSAAFDRIDHTQLLMALDSFPARAMVEGWLKAGVIEAGSGFAPTPEGSPQGGVISPVLMNVALHGLEEAAGVRYYAHGSEAGWTVDGTPVLCRYADDFVVACHSQEQAIKVKAQLSQWLGVRGLALNEDKTRIVHASHGFDFLGFTIRRYPNGKLIIKPSADAVRRIRRRLREEFHAMRGASASALIWKLNPIISGWASYYRTAVSSAAFSALDGYVWKLAYKWAIRRHRTKSRKWVAARYFGRFHPARGDMWVFGDRDSGAYLQKFAWTKIVRHQLVTAKASPDDPALTDYWARRRRRYQPPLSDHIVRLLRKQDARCPLCGDHLLHADHEPAHPHEWEQWHRTVRKAITKHALEITDTGRAGTPDRDRIRLIHTHCRRRLPSGAGSQPALLPATPPSRLA; translated from the coding sequence ATGACGAACACGCAGGTCACGCCCGGTGGCGCGGCCGGTGGCGTCGCGGTGAACGGACTCTCGGACACATCCTGGGAGAAGCTCAGCCCGGCACGGGGTGTCGGCCTGGGGCAGGCTCGGGAGAACGTACGGCGGCTCAGGCAGAGGATCTTCAAGGCGGCGCAGGCAGGGGACTCCAAGAGGGTCCGTAACTTGCAGAAGCTGATGCTGCGCAGTCACAGCAACACGCTGCTCAGCGTGGAGCGGGTGACGCAGATCAACGCTGGCCGCCGCACGGCCGGAGTCGACGGTGAGGTGGCGCTCACCGATGAGGCCAGGACGGAACTGATCGCTCGCGTGCAGCGCGGGGCCAGGTCCTGGACGCCTCTGCCGGTGCGGCGGGTATACATTCCGAAGGCCGGTACGACGATCAAGAGACGGCCGCTCGGCATTCCGGTGATCTTCGATCGGGTGTTGCAGGCCCGGGTGAAGAACGCGCTGGAGGCCGAGTGGGAGGCCCGGTTCGAGGCCCGCTCGTATGGGTTTCGGCCGGGCCGCGGCTGTCACGACGCGATCGAGGCCATCTTCAACGCGCTGAGCGGCAAGAACGCCAAGCGGTTGTGGGTCTTGGACGCGGATCTGAGCGCGGCGTTCGACCGCATCGATCACACCCAGCTCCTGATGGCCCTGGACTCCTTCCCCGCCCGGGCAATGGTCGAGGGTTGGCTGAAGGCCGGGGTGATCGAAGCGGGTAGCGGGTTTGCTCCCACCCCAGAAGGCAGCCCGCAAGGCGGGGTGATCAGCCCCGTGTTGATGAACGTCGCCCTGCACGGGCTGGAGGAGGCCGCCGGAGTCCGCTACTACGCTCACGGCTCAGAGGCGGGCTGGACCGTGGACGGGACCCCGGTGTTATGCCGATACGCCGACGACTTCGTCGTGGCCTGCCACAGCCAGGAACAGGCCATCAAGGTCAAGGCGCAGCTTTCCCAGTGGCTGGGCGTCCGGGGACTGGCCCTGAACGAGGACAAGACGAGAATCGTCCACGCCTCGCACGGGTTCGATTTCCTCGGGTTCACCATCCGCCGCTACCCCAACGGGAAGCTGATCATCAAACCCAGTGCGGACGCCGTCCGACGGATCCGCCGCCGACTACGCGAGGAGTTCCACGCGATGCGCGGCGCTTCGGCATCGGCGCTGATCTGGAAGCTCAATCCGATCATCTCCGGATGGGCCTCCTACTATCGGACGGCGGTCTCCAGCGCCGCGTTCAGTGCGTTGGACGGCTACGTGTGGAAGCTGGCCTACAAGTGGGCCATCCGCCGTCACCGCACCAAATCGAGGAAGTGGGTCGCCGCCCGCTACTTCGGCCGGTTCCACCCCGCCCGAGGCGACATGTGGGTGTTCGGTGACCGCGACAGTGGCGCCTACCTGCAGAAATTCGCCTGGACCAAGATAGTCCGGCACCAGTTGGTCACCGCCAAGGCATCACCCGATGACCCCGCGCTGACCGACTACTGGGCCAGACGGCGACGCAGATACCAGCCCCCGCTCAGCGACCACATCGTGCGCCTGCTCCGCAAACAAGACGCGCGTTGCCCGCTCTGCGGGGACCATCTCCTGCACGCCGATCACGAACCAGCGCACCCACACGAGTGGGAGCAATGGCATCGAACCGTCCGCAAGGCGATCACCAAGCACGCCCTGGAGATCACCGACACCGGACGGGCCGGCACGCCGGACAGGGACCGGATCCGCCTCATACACACCCACTGCCGCCGCCGGCTCCCATCCGGCGCAGGCAGTCAACCAGCACTTCTGCCCGCCACGCCGCCCTCGCGGCTTGCTTGA
- the fxsT gene encoding FxSxx-COOH system tetratricopeptide repeat protein, which yields MLPAWQVRVSPRELVRRVEAPRAWHFIGREQELEQLREMLTGEGASMVVRQVVYGMGGVGKSELVRQYAHIYRDRYPVAWWITADSPRSLQQGLAALATALHPPVGLVGDAEQAATWALDWLQAHPGWLVVLDNVEDPDHVRSCLDRLSVGHLVVTTRRDVYWQGLTSLPLPVLDSTPALDLMRAIIGQSQPPGPAQTADLETIAAELGYLPLALEQAAAYMHQQRCSPARYLRQLREEPARTHTRFPHGGEAERIMARLWHHHLTALQDHDRRTGLASEHLLWVLACYAPSDIPRPLLGSLSSGDDRDEAAESGEQGWDEALGVLASYSMITRSGVDEAETINMHRLFQSVIRHGLDYDDPRQQAARHSALTWMKQALPSDPESNVSGWPAWRDLMPHIDALASCHRHGSEPPELGSILNQATIFVWTQGQHQRVHDLANRALTIAVAAYGPDHPGVAVRLGNLAASFRDLGRPGEAVPLVERALAIAVAAYGPDHPTIATWLGNLAANFHDLGRPGEAVPLEQRALAIIEAAYGPDHPDVAVRLSNLAANFHDLGRPGEAVPLEQRALAIIEAAYGPDHPTIAALLSNLAANFRALGRPGEAVPLEQRALAIIEAAYGPDHPTIAALLGNLAASFRALGRPGEAVPLEQRALAITVAAYGPDRPTIAALLGNLASSFRDLGRPGEAVPLVERALAIAVAAYGPDHPTIATLLGNLAASFHALGRPGEAVPLLERALAITETAYGPDHPDVDVLRGALSYVRHAR from the coding sequence TTGCTGCCTGCCTGGCAGGTACGGGTATCGCCCCGCGAGCTGGTGCGCCGAGTGGAGGCGCCCCGAGCGTGGCACTTCATCGGCCGCGAGCAGGAGCTGGAACAGCTGCGGGAAATGCTGACCGGCGAGGGAGCGTCGATGGTGGTGCGCCAGGTGGTGTACGGCATGGGCGGGGTGGGCAAGTCCGAGCTGGTCCGCCAGTACGCCCACATCTACCGGGACCGCTACCCGGTGGCATGGTGGATTACCGCCGACTCTCCGCGAAGCCTGCAGCAGGGCCTGGCCGCTCTGGCCACGGCGCTGCACCCGCCGGTCGGGCTGGTCGGCGATGCCGAGCAGGCGGCGACCTGGGCGTTGGACTGGCTGCAGGCCCATCCCGGCTGGCTGGTGGTGCTGGACAATGTCGAAGATCCCGACCACGTGCGGTCCTGTTTGGATCGGTTGTCGGTCGGCCATCTGGTGGTCACTACCCGGCGGGATGTCTACTGGCAGGGCCTGACCTCTCTGCCCCTGCCGGTGCTGGACAGCACACCCGCATTGGATCTGATGCGCGCGATCATCGGGCAGTCTCAGCCACCTGGCCCTGCCCAGACGGCCGATTTGGAGACCATCGCGGCCGAGCTGGGGTATCTGCCGCTGGCGCTGGAGCAGGCGGCGGCCTACATGCACCAGCAACGCTGCAGTCCCGCCCGCTATCTGCGGCAGTTGCGTGAGGAGCCCGCGCGGACGCACACGCGGTTCCCGCACGGCGGCGAGGCCGAGCGAATCATGGCCCGGCTGTGGCACCACCACTTAACAGCGCTGCAAGACCATGACCGCCGTACCGGCCTGGCCAGTGAACACCTGTTGTGGGTGCTGGCCTGCTACGCCCCCAGTGACATCCCCCGCCCCCTGCTCGGCTCCCTCTCATCCGGCGATGACCGGGATGAGGCTGCAGAAAGTGGTGAGCAGGGGTGGGACGAGGCGTTGGGGGTGCTGGCCTCCTACAGCATGATCACCCGCTCCGGGGTGGACGAGGCCGAGACGATCAACATGCACCGGCTGTTCCAATCCGTGATCCGCCATGGCCTGGACTACGACGACCCCCGCCAGCAGGCCGCCCGCCACTCCGCCCTGACCTGGATGAAACAGGCGCTACCGTCCGATCCGGAATCCAACGTCAGCGGCTGGCCTGCCTGGCGTGATCTGATGCCCCACATCGACGCACTGGCCTCCTGCCACCGGCACGGAAGCGAACCGCCGGAACTCGGCTCCATCCTCAACCAGGCCACCATCTTTGTCTGGACGCAGGGCCAGCATCAACGCGTCCACGATCTCGCCAACCGGGCGCTGACCATCGCCGTGGCCGCCTACGGCCCCGACCACCCCGGCGTCGCCGTTCGACTGGGTAACCTCGCGGCCAGCTTCCGTGATCTGGGGCGGCCGGGTGAGGCGGTGCCATTGGTTGAACGGGCACTGGCCATCGCCGTGGCCGCCTATGGCCCCGACCACCCCACCATCGCCACCTGGCTGGGTAACCTCGCGGCCAACTTCCATGATCTGGGGCGGCCGGGTGAGGCGGTGCCGCTGGAACAGCGGGCGCTGGCCATCATTGAGGCCGCCTACGGCCCCGACCACCCCGACGTCGCCGTTCGACTGAGTAACCTCGCGGCCAACTTCCATGATCTGGGGCGGCCGGGTGAGGCGGTGCCGCTGGAACAGCGGGCGCTGGCCATCATTGAGGCCGCCTACGGCCCCGACCACCCCACCATCGCCGCTTTGCTGAGTAACCTCGCGGCCAACTTCCGTGCTTTGGGACGGCCGGGTGAGGCGGTGCCGCTGGAACAGCGGGCGCTAGCCATCATTGAGGCCGCCTACGGCCCCGACCACCCCACCATCGCCGCTTTGCTGGGTAACCTCGCGGCCAGCTTCCGTGCTTTGGGGCGGCCGGGTGAGGCGGTGCCGCTGGAACAGCGGGCGCTGGCCATCACCGTGGCCGCCTACGGCCCCGACCGCCCCACCATCGCCGCTTTGCTGGGTAACCTCGCCAGCAGCTTCCGTGATCTGGGGCGGCCGGGTGAGGCGGTGCCATTGGTTGAACGGGCGCTGGCCATCGCCGTGGCCGCCTATGGCCCCGACCACCCCACCATCGCTACTTTGCTGGGTAACCTCGCGGCCAGCTTCCATGCTTTGGGGCGGCCGGGTGAGGCGGTGCCATTGCTTGAACGGGCACTGGCCATCACCGAGACCGCCTATGGCCCCGACCACCCCGACGTCGACGTCTTGCGGGGTGCTCTGTCCTATGTGCGACATGCCAGGTAG